The following proteins are encoded in a genomic region of Coregonus clupeaformis isolate EN_2021a chromosome 14, ASM2061545v1, whole genome shotgun sequence:
- the LOC121581476 gene encoding plexin domain-containing protein 2-like, producing the protein MMTKTLNFITGIFLVFQYQISNVELMHASGLESVSEDQASSSQRWRRWLATPRPGASSWASDDRHGHYKDQDDLLTEERHDNSSQIEDMNHNYYTSKIYGAAETAGKSLWVDIDQLDPGKGKIHGLLSNTHRQAARVHLSFDFPFYGHILREITVATGGFIYTGDVIHRMLTATQYIAPLMANFDPSMSTNSTISYFDNGTALVVQWDQVHLQDSVSQGPFTFQTALHSDGRIVFAYKEVPIDISEIRSLNHPVKVGLSDAFVVLHEIEQIPNVRRRTIYEYHKVDILKSKIANSTAVEMLPLPTCLQFSSCGPCVSSEISFNCSWCSRLHRCSSGFDRHRQDWIDKGCPEEGKNQSCVQMVHTNTNTTTPYNVPNAHTTTTPVATTRTVRQRTTTSITTTTSTTTTTTTTTTTRPIPNVTTALPFTSAPTVDDTKISLHTVKEASAEVDEPEEEQRDVHLQTGLLVGISLAMIAMAAAVIATVYMYNHPTSSASLFFIERRPTRWPVMKMKFRRGSGNPVYAEVEAAGLEKDSLVVIDPKHTFIISGHDRRESFMDGKDGFIVPNQRERFLSDHC; encoded by the exons GTCTGGAGAGTGTGTCTGAGGACCAGGCATCCTCCAGccagaggtggaggaggtggctGGCCACCCCCAGGCCGGGGGCCTCGAGCTGGGCCAGTGACGACCGCCACGGCCACTACAAGGACCAGGATGACCTACTGACTGAGGAGAGACATGACAACAGCTCCCAGATTGAA GACATGAACCATAACTACTACACCTCTAAGATATACGGGGCTGCAGAGACTGCTGGTAAATCTCTGTGGGTGGACATAGACCAGCTGGACCCAGGGAAGGGGAAGATCCACGGCCTGCTgtccaacacacacagacaagcagcG AGAGTTCATCTGTCCTTTGACTTCCCTTTCTATGGTCACATACTGAGAGAAATCACAGTGGCAACTGGTG GTTTCATCTACACAGGAGATGTCATCCACAGGATGCTGACAGCCACTCAGTACATCGCCCCTCTGATGGCCAACTTTGACCCCAGTATGTCCACAAACTCCACTATCAGTTACTTTGACAATG gcACAGCCTTGGTAGTCCAGTGGGATCAGGTTCACCTGCAGGACAGTGTCAGTCAAGGTCCATTTACCTTCCAGACTGCTCTGCACAGCGACGGACGCATCGTCTTTGCCTACAAAGAG GTTCCCATTGACATCAGTGAGATCAGGTCATTGAACCACCCTGTCAAAGTGGGCCTCTCAGACGCATTTGTGGTGCTTCATGAGATTGAGCAGATACCCA ATGTTCGCAGGAGGACCATCTATGAGTACCACAAAGTGGACATCCTCAAGTCCAAGATCGCCAACTCTACAGCGGTTGAGATGCTTCCTCTGCCCA CTTGTCTTCAGTTCTCCAGCTGTGGACCTTGTGTGTCATCTGAGATCAGCTTCAACTGCAGCTGGTGCAGCAGACTACACAG GTGCTCCAGTGGCTTCGACCGGCATCGTCAGGACTGGATAGATAAGGGCTGTCCTGAAGAG GGGAAAAACCAGAGCTGTGTTCAGATGGTtcacaccaacaccaacaccacaACACCTTACAATGTTCCTAATGCTCACACTACAACCACTCCAGTTGCCACGACAAGAACAGTGCGACAACGGACTACCACCTCCATTACCACGACTAcctccactaccaccactaccactaccactactacaaccAGACCCATACCCAATGTCACCACTGCCCTCCCCTTCACCAGTGCTCCTACGGTGG ATGACACAAAGATTTCCCTGCACACAGTAAAAGAAGCGT CTGCTGAAGTGGACGAgccagaggaggagcagagagacgtGCACCTACAGACTGGTCTCCTGGTGGGCATCTCGCTGGCCATGATTGCCATGGCAGCAGCTGTCATAGCAACGGTGTACATGTACAACCACCCGACCTCCAGCGCCAGCCTATTCTTCATTGAG AGGCGGCCCACACGCTGGCCGGTCATGAAGATGAAGTTCCGTCGCGGCTCTGGGAATCCTGTGTACGCCGAGGTGGAGGCTGCAGGGTTGGAGAAGGACAGTCTGGTGGTCatcgaccccaaacacaccttcATCATCTCCGGCCACGACCGCAGGGAGAGCTTCATGGACGGCAAGGACGGCTTCATCGTCCCCAACCAAAGAGAACGCTTCCTGTCAGACCATTGCTGA
- the LOC121580800 gene encoding rab effector MyRIP, which produces SLSSSLSDLKQELYKEGSRCSLLSRQHRFNERRCIRCSSPFTFLVNLKRQCLDCQYNVCNTCSSYSKKDKAWVCSACQKGRLLKTQSLEWYYNNVKCRFKKFVSAKVMKTIYRKHLAEHGTLGELTEHSMAETFTVALRVAGEAIYKAEGHTDNQIIRRRKNLVEMKPDYDLDWPPNNQSGDQPLASSCPSSQITTSARAKASLWCSGVSQDSQQGLKEEGGAAGLASWKSVDHLDDSSASSVLKSPYGNWIALQSTQLSRPSLLTKRKLLVFSVLEWEFGVISAYNEMGSDDAEGGEGAWGAALLEISRKMTSNANNNQGSEAPDTQASAGQQPSIPSHSLGHHASTDTLNFESERYSAVSLRSITTEVLKVLNATEDLLQGVEGDDYTTSLSPNTDTKRLDEQLSKLEENVSLSVYVVAGTAYGLEAELGDLEECARAIGSATSDLELYYLEEQVATAAAQVQQSDLQVSDITTRIAALKIAGLNIVPQNRFSKPKKQPKPQTFDSSRQTRRRLPAPPLKDKET; this is translated from the exons tctctttcaTCCTCCCTCAGTGACCTGAAGCAGGAGCTTTACAAGGAGGGCAGTCGCTGCTCCCTGCTCTCCCGGCAGCATCGCTTCAACGAGCGCCGCTGCATCCGCTGCAGCTCTCCCTTCACCTTCCTGGTCAACCTCAAGCGCCAGTGTCTGGACTGCCAGTACAACGTCTGCAATACCTGCAGCTCCTACAGCAAGAAAGACAAAGCCTGGGTCTGTTCAGCGTGCCAGAAGGGCAG GCTTCTAAAGACCCAGTCCCTGGAGTGGTACTACAACAATGTGAAGTGTCGCTTCAAGAAGTTTGTTAGTGCCAAGGTAATGAAGACAATATACAGAAAACACCTGGCGGAGCACGGAACGCTGGGAGAACTCACAG AGCACAGCATGGCAGAGACCTTCACAGTGGCACTGAGGGTGGCAGGGGAGGCCATCTACAAGGCAGAGGGACACACCGACAATCAG ATCATCCGACGGAGGAAGAACCTGGTTGAGATGAAGCCAGACTATGACCTGGACTGGCCCCCAAACAACCAGAGTGGTGACCAGCCCTTGGCTTCAAGCTGCCCCAGCTCCCAGATCACCACATCAGCCCGTGCCAAGGCCTCTCTATGG TGCTCTGGGGTTTCCCAGGACTCTCAGCAGGggctgaaggaggagggaggagcggCAGGGTTGGCCAGCTGGAAGAGTGTTGACCACCTGGACGACTCCA GTGCATCCTCAGTGCTGAAGAGCCCTTACGGGAATTGGATCGCCTTGCAGAGCACCCAGCTGTCTCGGCCCAGCCTGCTGACCAAGAGGAAGTTGCTGGTATTCAGTGTCCTGGAGTGGGAGTTCGGTGTGATATCCGCCTACAATGAAATGGGCTCTGACGACGCTGAGGGGGGTGAAGGGGCCTGGGGTGCTGCCCTGCTGGAGATAAGCAGGAAAATGACCTCCAACGCCAACAACAACCAGGGGTCAGAGGCTCCAGACACCCAGGCCTCTGCTGGCCAGCAGCCCAGCATCCCATCACACTCGCTGGGCCACCACGCCAGCACCGACACCCTCAACTTCGAGTCTGAG aggTACTCGGCGGTGTCACTGCGCAGTATCACCACTGAGGTGCTGAAGGTGTTAAATGCGACAGAGGACCTACtccagggggtagagggggatgACTACACCACCTCACTGTCCCCCAACACTGACACAAAGAGGCTGGACGAACAACTCAGCAAACTGGAGGAGAACGTCAGTTTGTCT GTGTACGTGGTGGCGGGCACGGCTTACGGCCTGGAGGCGGAGCTTGGCGACCTGGAGGAGTGTGCCCGGGCCATCGGCAGTGCCACCTCAGACCTGGAGCTGTACTACCTGGAGGAGCAGGTGGCAACGGCTGCTGCCCAGGTGCAGCAGTCTGACCTCCAG GTGTCGGACATCACAACCAGGATCGCAGCTCTGAAGATCGCAGGTCTCAACATAGTCCCACAGAACCGCTTTTCTAAGCCCAAGAAACAGCCTAAG CCACAAACATTTGACTCGTCACGTCAAACGAGGAGGCGGCTACCTGCTCCACCCTTGAAGG ATAAAGAAACATAA